Proteins encoded together in one Nyctibius grandis isolate bNycGra1 chromosome 1, bNycGra1.pri, whole genome shotgun sequence window:
- the GPR63 gene encoding probable G-protein coupled receptor 63, translating into MVFSAMLTLAHSGTSNATFIVYENAYTNFTTPQFLLRSGTTQPLRYSSGAVLTTERSTFLVNATAILPSQEVFRSLSLPLQIILSAAMIFILLVSFLGNFVVCLMVYQKAAMRSAINILLASLAFADMLLAVLNMPFALITIITTQWIFGDIFCRVSAMFFWLFVIEGVAILLIISIDRFLIIVQRQDKLNPYRAKILIVISWAASFVVAFPLSVGNPNLQIPSRAPQCVFGYSTSPGYRAYVIVILLISFFIPFLVMLYSFMGILNTVRHNAVRIHSHPDSICLSQASKLGLMSLQRPFQMNIDMSFKTRAFTTILILFLVFIVCWAPFTTYSLIATFNSHFYYKHNFFEISTWLLWLCYLKSALNPLIYYWRIKKFHDACLDLMPKYFKFLPQLPGHTRRRIRPSAIYVCGEHRSVV; encoded by the coding sequence ATGGTTTTCTCAGCAATGTTGACACTGGCCCACTCTGGGACCTCCAATGCTACTTTTATTGTTTATGAAAATGCCTATACGAATTTTACCACTCCCCAGTTCTTGCTTCGTAGTGGCACAACACAGCCATTGAGATACAGTTCAGGGGCTGTGCTCACCACTGAGAGAAGTACTTTTCTGGTAAACGCTACAGCTATCCTGCCATCGCAAGAAGTTTTCAGGAGCTTGAGTTTGCCACTCCAGATCATTCTTTCTGCTGCTATGATATTTATCCTATTGGTTTCTTTCCTTGGAAACTTTGTTGTCTGCCTCATGGTCTACCAGAAGGCAGCTATGCGATCTGCAATTAACATCCTCTTAGCAAGCCTGGCTTTTGCAGATatgctgctggcagtgctgaACATGCCTTTTGCTCTGATAACCATCATTACCACTCAGTGGATTTTTGGGGATATATTCTGCAGAGTCTCTGCCATGTTCTTCTGGCTTTTTGTCATAGAGGGGGTAGCCATTCTTCTTATTATTAGTATTGACCGATTTCTTATCATAGTTCAGAGGCAAGATAAGCTGAACCCTTACCGTGCAAAGATTCTCATTGTGATTTCCTGGGCAGCATcctttgttgttgcttttccGTTATCAGTAGGGAATCCTAATCTGCAGATACCCTCAAGAGCACCTCAGTGTGTTTTTGGCTACTCTACAAGCCCAGGTTACCGAGCCTATGTGATAGTTATtttgctaatttctttttttattccgTTCCTGGTAATGTTGTATTCTTTTATGGGCATACTGAACACTGTCCGCCACAATGCAGTTCGTATCCATAGCCACCCCGATAGCATATGCCTCAGCCAGGCCAGCAAACTTGGTCTCATGAGCTTACAGAGACCTTTTCAGATGAATATTGATATGAGCTTTAAAACTCGTGCCTTCACCACCATCCTGATTTTGTTCCTTGTCTTCATAGTCTGTTGGGCGCCCTTCACCACTTACAGCCTTATTGCCACATTCAACAGCCACTTCTACTACAAGCACAACTTTTTTGAGATAAGCACTTGGCTCCTTTGGCTCTGCTACCTCAAGTCTGCACTGAACCCACTGATTTACTACTGGAGGATTAAGAAGTTTCATGATGCATGCTTGGACTTGATGCCCAAATACTTTAAGTTTTTGCCACAACTACCTGGCCATACAAGGCGTCGCATCCGACCCAGTGCCATCTATGTGTGCGGGGAGCATCGGTCGGTGGTGTGA